Proteins from a genomic interval of Toxoplasma gondii ME49 chromosome Ia, whole genome shotgun sequence:
- a CDS encoding hypothetical protein (encoded by transcript TGME49_293620), with the protein MCSVVRQNGRPAKAGRIQLGDYRLQIQALTESVVCVYVLLPAGTSRASDSAPSHNTTLLEQAHERIRILQGSRGRTGHASPMSQLLFLERIAADWLRNDTRLLPTDETNATLYVPRQMLNTTRVPSNPASVPENAANDDSVPTSNSDDKNSEDAIPLPRIRKKNRPYTDESGQEHESSGQLDDPKSKGQDEEESIQETDNSSVTEDQLEQQPAQTVKAGLPNVYDFRMHTEGTQDATGLGEPPKGSTPDGGPSQQQLLSSAALVQGIMQGLRQFLGNREASVVPPEAFQDNSVRPGDPTGLQVTEGNQSLNIEQDRELVEKEGPPEEGISQGLRELELLRSARRRRNQKGATVVTRRCAGKASTPDADAVELDGCAFDDEAYEFLNKAQRMPVPSQVTPTDRSFRGRSRQQQNSATDGPPCVLWRQGCLLCGCFAGEVVCSPYCVLGDFAYGAKPAAAVGKSIHEEDSTAQPALETSGSSCCLMDRGEAERLPALFVSTPAILRSNPYGLWDDGIKPRKRKGKPTAAEETDSEQKVQDDKEIVSMSSSATASKPEIVTETAGEPKYTDREKNTQNRRGESQNGDHALGGGDRGTHGPGSRDDKSAGGGSHDGGNLDQFALPTLVDDAMRNSFSPIAEEVTRIAIAAATRAAMEAAAKAAVEAAIRLVSGGASEPPTEAIDRQNEKHRVTEDQQTPGNKRVQGDQEGRSSPESPVSSQGASAGPPISAAMISRYREQLMGDAGNTALGEQMAAMIAREIAQSNGLPMPTDGGHFPAGTTSGFLVQPPYAQQGASLISGRLSEEPRGPGSSSGQPQGRGNAPQSGGSNIGDVYGGPPPTCPSDCEIYFDGCTTCRCTDGGAMCRYRWCAQIVSAPTCLKSKNIGSESTERSLPGRVLTCTSRTASRALYLAISVFKQPTECW; encoded by the coding sequence ATGTGTTCTGTTGTTAGGCAGAATGGCAGACCAGCCAAAGCAGGGCGCATACAACTCGGGGATTACCGGTTGCAAATCCAAGCTCTCACAGAGTCGGTGGTATGCGTCTACGTGCTTCTGCCTGCAGGAACCTCTCGCGCAAGTGATTCGGCCCCCTCTCATAACACGACATTACTTGAACAGGCCCACGAACGGATCCGAATCCTACAGGGAAGTCGGGGCCGTACCGGCCATGCGAGCCCCATGAGTCAGCTCTTGTTTCTGGAGAGGATTGCTGCTGACTGGCTTCGCAACGACACACGTTTATTGCCAACCGATGAAACGAATGCCACTTTATATGTCCCTCGGCAAATGCTGAATACTACCCGGGTCCCCAGCAACCCTGCGTCCGTGCCTGAGAATGCAGCTAACGATGATAGTGTTCCCACATCTAACTCAGACGATAAAAACTCAGAAGATGCTATTCCTCTGCCTAGGATAAGGAAGAAGAATCGTCCGTATACCGATGAAAGTGGTCAGGAGCACGAGAGTTCTGGTCAGTTAGACGATCCGAAGAGCAAAGGgcaggacgaagaagagtctATTCAAGAGACGGACAACTCGAGTGTCACCGAGGATCAGCTAGAGCAACAGCCTGcacaaactgtgaaagctGGTCTTCCCAACGTGTACGATTTCCGAATGCATACAGAGGGCACACAAGATGCAACGGGGCTAGGGGAGCCCCCAAAAGGCAGCACTCCAGACGGTGGACCCTCACAGCAGCAACTGTTATCGAGTGCCGCATTGGTACAAGGCATAATGCAAGGACTAAGACAGTTTTTGGGGAATCGTGAAGCGTCTGTTGTGCCGCCCGAAGCCTTCCAGGACAACAGCGTTCGTCCTGGGGACCCTACTGGTTTACAGGTGACTGAAGGAAACCAGTCGTTGAATATAGAGCAAGACAGGGAATTGGTGGAAAAAGAGGGACCACCGGAAGAAGGGATAAGCCAGGGTCTACGCGAACTGGAATTACTCAGGTCGGCCCGGAGGAGGCGTAATCAAAAAGGTGCAACAGTAGTTACGAGAAGGTGTGCAGGCAAAGCGTCCACACCGGATGCGGACGCCGTCGAACTAGACGGATGTGCCTTCGATGATGAGGCTTACGAATTTCTTAACAAAGCTCAACGCATGCCCGTGCCGTCACAGGTGACCCCAACAGATAGAAGCTTTCGCGGCCGCAGCCGGCAACAGCAGAACAGTGCAACTGACGGGCCGCCGTGTGTGTTGTGGCGACAAGGTTGCCTTCTATGTGGATGTTTCGCTGGAGAGGTTGTTTGTTCCCCTTATTGCGTACTGGGAGACTTCGCATACGGAGCGAAACCGGCCGCAGCGGTTGGTAAATCAATTCATGAAGAAGATAGCACAGCTCAACCTGCATTAGAAACGAGTGGTTCCAGTTGCTGCTTAAtggacagaggagaagccgaaAGGCTTCCTGCACTGTTCGTCTCTACGCCCGCTATTCTTCGTTCGAATCCTTATGGCCTATGGGACGATGGCATAAAACcacggaagaggaagggaaaaCCAACTGCtgcggaggagacggacaGCGAACAAAAAGTTCAGGACGATAAAGAGATTGTCTCGATGTCTTCATCAGCGACAGCATCAAAACCAGAAATAGTCACGGAAACCGCCGGTGAGCCCAAATatacagacagagaaaaaaataCGCAAAATAGGAGAGGTGAGAGCCAGAATGGTGATCACGCATTAGGAGGTGGGGATCGAGGTACTCACGGACCCGGTTCCAGGGACGACAAATCAGCTGGGGGCGGCAGCCATGATGGCGGAAACTTGGATCAATTTGCACTACCCACACTCGTTGATGATGCTATGCGTaattctttctctccgatTGCTGAGGAGGTTACCAGAATTGCAATTGCGGCAGCCACGAGAGCGGCAATGGAAGCCGCTGCGAAGGCAGCGGTTGAGGCAGCAATCAGACTGGTGTCGGGAGGTGCCAGCGAGCCACCAACGGAAGCTATAGACAGACAAAATGAGAAGCACCGCGTCACTGAAGACCAACAGACACCCGGTAATAAGCGCGTTCAAGGCGatcaagaaggaagaagttCCCCCGAATCTCCAGTGTCTAGTCAGGGAGCTTCCGCGGGTCCCCCAATCTCGGCAGCAATGATTTCCAGATACCGAGAGCAGCTGATGGGTGATGCAGGGAACACAGCCTTAGGCGAGCAAATGGCGGCAATGATTGCTAGAGAAATCGCTCAGTCAAACGGATTACCTATGCCAACTGACGGGGGTCATTTTCCAGCAGGAACAACCAGTGGTTTTCTCGTGCAGCCGCCGTACGCCCAGCAGGGTGCAAGCTTGATATCTGGTCGACTTTCGGAGGAACCACGAGGTCCTGGATCTTCTTCTGGTCAGCCTCAAGGCAGGGGAAACGCGCCTCAATCAGGGGGAAGCAACATCGGTGACGTATACGGTGGACCTCCTCCTACGTGTCCCTCTGATTGCGAAATTTACTTCGATGGATGCACGACTTGCAGGTGTACCGACGGAGGGGCCATGTGCAGATACCGGTGGTGCGCTCAAATTGTCTCCGCACCCACCTGCTTGAAAAGTAAGAATATTGGATCGGAATCAACTGAACGGTCGCTACCTGGTCGTGTGTTAACGTGCACCAGCAGAACCGCCTCGAGAGCACTTTACTTAGCCATCAGCGTATTCAAGCAACCTACCGAATGTTGGTAA